In a genomic window of Bradyrhizobium ontarionense:
- the urtB gene encoding urea ABC transporter permease subunit UrtB, with product MFGDYSIGDLGAIFAMQGFAGLILFSVYVLMALGLAIIFGQMGVINMAHGEFMILGAYVTWMTSNAFQHFLPSLFPGYFFVAMIFAFIASGSLGMLVEWAMIRRLYKRPLDTLLATWGLSLILQQAYRSVFGAREVGVELPDWMMGSWQATDAIQIPINGMFVMCLTILITIVVAYVLFLSRWGKQVRAVVQNRVMAGTVGINTEKVDRYTFGLGCGIAGVAGSAFTMIGSTGPTAGQLYIVDTFLVVVFGGAASLLGTIASAFTISQAQSTMEFFLSGSMAKVLTLLAIVAILMMRPQGLFALKVRK from the coding sequence ATGTTCGGTGACTATTCCATCGGCGACCTCGGGGCCATCTTCGCGATGCAGGGCTTCGCGGGCCTCATCCTGTTTTCGGTCTACGTGCTGATGGCGCTGGGCCTTGCCATCATCTTCGGCCAGATGGGTGTCATCAACATGGCGCATGGCGAGTTCATGATCCTCGGCGCCTACGTCACCTGGATGACGTCGAACGCCTTCCAGCATTTCCTGCCGTCGCTGTTTCCCGGCTACTTCTTCGTCGCCATGATATTTGCCTTCATCGCCTCCGGATCCCTCGGCATGCTGGTCGAGTGGGCGATGATCCGCCGCCTCTATAAGCGGCCGCTCGACACGCTGCTCGCGACCTGGGGCCTCAGCCTGATCCTGCAGCAGGCCTATCGCTCGGTGTTCGGCGCGCGCGAGGTCGGCGTCGAGCTGCCCGACTGGATGATGGGCTCCTGGCAGGCGACCGACGCCATCCAGATCCCGATCAACGGCATGTTCGTGATGTGCCTGACCATCCTGATCACGATCGTCGTCGCCTACGTCCTGTTCCTGTCGCGTTGGGGCAAGCAGGTCCGTGCCGTGGTCCAGAACCGCGTCATGGCAGGCACCGTCGGCATCAACACCGAGAAGGTCGACCGCTACACCTTCGGTCTCGGCTGCGGCATCGCCGGTGTCGCCGGCTCCGCCTTTACGATGATCGGCTCGACCGGTCCAACCGCGGGCCAGCTCTACATCGTCGACACCTTCCTGGTCGTCGTGTTCGGTGGCGCGGCCAGCCTGCTCGGCACCATTGCGTCGGCCTTCACGATCTCCCAAGCGCAGTCGACCATGGAGTTCTTCCTGTCCGGCTCGATGGCCAAGGTGCTCACGCTGCTTGCGATCGTCGCCATCCTGATGATGCGCCCGCAGGGCCTCTTCGCCCTTAAGGTTCGCAAGTGA
- the urtA gene encoding urea ABC transporter substrate-binding protein — MSDETEKGLKSPLRRQLLMGMAAIPALAMMPRPSFGAGPATSAVNTTGLAVTDSEVTVGILHSVTGTMAISETGSVQAEKLAIEQINASGGVLGRKIKYIQEDGASDWPTFAEKAKKLLVNDKCAAVMGCWTSASRKAVLPVFEQYNGMLYYPTFYEGLEQSKNVIYTGQEATQQIIAGLDWVNKTKGAKTFYLLGSDYIWPRTSNKIARKHIEGHLQGAKVVGEEYFPLGHTQFNSVINKIKLTKPDVIYAIIVGGSNVAFYKQLKAAGIDMSKQTLLTISVTEDEIDGIGGENIAGAYACMKYFQSLDNANNKAFVSEFKKMWGEKTVIGDVTQAAYLGPWLWKLTVEKAGSFDVDKIAAASPGIEFKGAPEGYVRIHENHHLWSKTRVGRAKADGQYELIYETADLVEPDPFPKGYQ; from the coding sequence ATGTCAGACGAAACTGAAAAAGGCCTGAAGTCGCCACTTCGGCGCCAATTGCTGATGGGAATGGCCGCGATCCCGGCGCTCGCCATGATGCCGCGCCCCTCTTTCGGCGCGGGTCCCGCAACCTCCGCTGTCAATACGACCGGCCTTGCAGTCACCGATAGTGAAGTCACGGTCGGCATTCTGCACTCGGTCACCGGCACGATGGCGATCTCCGAGACCGGCTCGGTGCAGGCCGAGAAGCTCGCGATCGAGCAGATCAACGCCTCGGGCGGCGTGCTCGGCCGCAAGATCAAGTACATCCAGGAGGACGGCGCCTCGGATTGGCCGACCTTCGCCGAGAAGGCCAAGAAGCTCCTCGTCAACGACAAATGCGCCGCCGTCATGGGCTGCTGGACCTCGGCCTCGCGCAAGGCGGTGCTGCCGGTGTTCGAGCAGTACAACGGCATGCTCTATTATCCGACCTTCTATGAAGGTCTCGAGCAGTCGAAGAACGTCATCTACACCGGCCAGGAAGCCACCCAGCAGATCATCGCCGGCCTCGACTGGGTCAACAAGACCAAGGGCGCCAAGACCTTCTATCTGCTCGGCTCCGACTACATCTGGCCGCGCACCTCGAACAAGATCGCCCGCAAGCATATCGAGGGCCATCTGCAGGGCGCCAAGGTCGTCGGCGAGGAATACTTCCCGCTCGGCCACACCCAGTTCAACTCGGTGATCAACAAGATCAAGCTCACCAAGCCGGACGTGATCTACGCGATCATCGTCGGCGGCTCGAACGTGGCCTTCTACAAGCAGCTGAAGGCGGCCGGCATCGACATGTCGAAGCAGACGCTGCTCACCATCTCCGTGACCGAGGACGAGATCGACGGCATCGGCGGTGAGAACATCGCGGGCGCTTACGCCTGCATGAAGTACTTCCAGTCGCTCGACAACGCCAACAACAAGGCCTTCGTCTCCGAATTCAAGAAGATGTGGGGCGAGAAGACGGTGATCGGAGACGTCACCCAGGCTGCCTATCTCGGTCCGTGGCTGTGGAAGTTGACGGTGGAGAAGGCGGGCAGCTTCGATGTCGACAAGATCGCGGCCGCATCGCCGGGCATCGAGTTCAAAGGCGCGCCGGAAGGCTATGTGCGGATCCACGAGAACCACCATCTCTGGTCCAAGACCCGCGTCGGCCGCGCCAAGGCGGACGGTCAGTACGAGCTGATCTACGAGACCGCCGACCTGGTCGAGCCGGATCCGTTCCCGAAGGGCTACCAGTAA
- a CDS encoding hybrid sensor histidine kinase/response regulator, producing MAGRQRIDRVRRQYNQWVANQTLEDYALRFTAKSARRWSAARVANTALGAISFLALEAIGGTITLNYGVTNATAAILVASIIIFFCGLPIAYHAAKCGIDIDLLTRGAGFGYIGSTVTSLIYASFTFIFFAIEAVILASALEMCFGIPRPIGYLISAVVIIPLVTYGITLISRFQLWTQPLWVVLHILPFAAIAYASPHSFAEWQQFPGEHGDPAGHLDLALFGTAAAVVFSLVAQIGEQVDFLRFLPRDRRTSRRSWWIALLTAGPGWIVLGALKLLAGSFLAFFALSHGVSADHAAEPAHMYLEAFRYVLAQPDLALALTGTFVILSQIKINVTNAYAGSIAWSNFFSRLTHSHPGRVVWLVFNVVVALLLMEIGVYKALEQTLALYSNIAISWVGALVADLVINRPLGLRPPQMEFKRAHLYDINPVGVGAMTIATIVSISAFYGLFGPTGRALSTFVALGVALVTAPAIAYLTDGKYYLARKPKRSWQNIEQIQCCICEHHFEPEDMASCPAYAGPICSLCCSLDARCHDLCKPHARAQTQVAAALSGMLPQSMLAKINSQFGHYVGVFLTSAGLVALTLGMIYLETSAALPGYKGIISDVLWKVFFALSIIIGVVTWLFVLAQQSRRAAEDETRRQTQLLIQEIEAHKRTDAELQRAKEVAESANLAKSRYVVGLSHELRSPLNAISGYAQLLEQDTSLAPKPRDQVRVVRRSADHLSGLIDGILDISKIEAGRLYLSRDEVRLSEFLDQLVGMFRLQAAAKGVDFVFKRPAVLPLVVYADEKRLRQILINLLSNAIKFTQEGSVRFVVHYRSPVAEFEVIDTGPGIRPDDLERIFAPFERGALGAAQPQTGTGLGLTISRLLAGVMGGDIKVESKVGAGSTFKVKILLSEVTNPTRHAPVKAPISGYLGPRRTILITDDDPVHRDLLREVLTPLGFILLSAPDGPACLALAQHCQPDLFILDISMPVMDGWTVAETLRDSGHRHARILMTSASALEAHGRPLAQPFHDSYLMKPIDIPRLLEAIRQLLKLEWSYQTDQPVAQPLWRPETGSRPPLTYVEELMGLGQIGYIRAIQLKLDEIGNAHPEHADFVAQMRTLVDRFDLDQYMATLKTLHAYEH from the coding sequence GTGGCAGGGCGGCAGCGGATAGACCGCGTCAGGCGCCAGTACAACCAGTGGGTCGCCAACCAGACGTTGGAGGATTACGCGCTCCGTTTCACGGCCAAGAGCGCGCGGCGCTGGTCCGCCGCCCGCGTCGCCAACACGGCGCTGGGCGCGATCTCGTTCCTGGCGCTGGAGGCGATCGGCGGCACCATCACGCTCAATTACGGCGTCACCAACGCCACCGCGGCGATCCTGGTCGCCAGCATCATCATCTTCTTCTGCGGCCTGCCGATCGCCTATCATGCCGCCAAATGCGGCATCGACATCGATCTGCTGACGCGCGGCGCCGGCTTCGGCTACATCGGCTCGACGGTGACGTCGCTGATCTACGCGTCCTTCACCTTCATCTTCTTCGCGATCGAGGCGGTCATTCTGGCCTCGGCGCTGGAGATGTGCTTCGGCATTCCGCGGCCGATCGGCTACCTCATCAGCGCCGTCGTCATCATTCCGCTCGTCACCTACGGCATTACCCTGATCAGCCGCTTCCAGCTCTGGACGCAGCCACTGTGGGTCGTGCTGCACATCCTCCCCTTTGCGGCGATCGCCTATGCGAGTCCGCACTCCTTCGCCGAGTGGCAGCAGTTTCCCGGCGAGCATGGCGATCCCGCCGGCCATCTCGACCTGGCGCTGTTCGGCACGGCCGCGGCGGTGGTGTTCTCGCTGGTGGCCCAGATCGGCGAGCAGGTTGACTTCCTGCGCTTCCTGCCACGCGACCGCCGCACATCGAGGCGGTCCTGGTGGATCGCCTTGTTGACAGCCGGTCCAGGCTGGATCGTGCTCGGCGCGCTCAAGCTGCTGGCGGGGTCGTTCCTGGCCTTCTTCGCGCTGAGCCATGGCGTGTCGGCCGACCACGCGGCCGAGCCGGCCCACATGTATCTGGAGGCGTTCCGCTACGTGCTCGCGCAGCCGGACCTGGCGCTCGCCCTGACCGGCACCTTCGTGATTCTGTCCCAGATCAAGATCAACGTCACCAATGCCTATGCCGGCTCGATCGCCTGGTCGAACTTCTTCTCGCGCCTGACCCACAGCCATCCCGGCCGCGTGGTCTGGCTGGTGTTCAATGTCGTCGTCGCTCTCCTTCTGATGGAGATCGGCGTCTACAAGGCGCTCGAGCAGACGCTGGCGCTCTACTCCAACATCGCAATCTCCTGGGTCGGCGCGCTCGTCGCCGATCTCGTGATCAACCGGCCGCTGGGATTGCGGCCGCCGCAGATGGAGTTCAAGCGCGCCCACCTCTATGACATCAATCCGGTCGGCGTCGGGGCGATGACCATCGCCACCATCGTCTCGATCAGCGCCTTCTACGGCCTGTTCGGACCGACCGGGAGGGCGCTGTCGACCTTCGTCGCGCTCGGCGTCGCGCTCGTCACCGCGCCGGCGATCGCCTACCTCACCGACGGCAAATATTATCTCGCGCGCAAGCCGAAGCGGAGCTGGCAGAACATCGAGCAGATCCAGTGCTGCATCTGTGAGCATCATTTCGAGCCCGAGGACATGGCCTCCTGCCCTGCCTATGCCGGACCGATCTGCTCGCTGTGCTGCTCGCTCGATGCGCGCTGCCACGATCTCTGCAAGCCGCACGCGCGGGCGCAGACCCAGGTCGCCGCGGCGCTCAGCGGCATGCTGCCGCAATCAATGCTGGCGAAGATCAACTCGCAGTTCGGGCATTATGTCGGCGTGTTCCTGACATCAGCGGGACTCGTCGCTCTGACGCTCGGCATGATCTATCTCGAGACGTCGGCGGCCCTGCCAGGCTACAAGGGCATCATCTCCGATGTGCTGTGGAAGGTGTTCTTTGCGCTCTCCATCATCATCGGTGTCGTGACGTGGCTGTTCGTGCTGGCCCAACAGAGCCGCCGCGCGGCGGAAGACGAGACGCGGCGCCAGACCCAGCTGCTGATCCAGGAGATCGAAGCTCACAAGCGCACCGACGCGGAGCTGCAGCGTGCGAAGGAGGTCGCGGAATCCGCCAATCTGGCCAAGAGCCGCTACGTCGTCGGCCTGAGCCACGAGCTGCGCTCGCCGTTGAACGCGATCTCCGGCTATGCGCAGCTGCTCGAACAGGACACGAGTCTGGCGCCGAAGCCGCGCGACCAGGTGCGCGTCGTGCGCCGCAGCGCCGACCATCTGTCGGGCCTGATCGACGGCATTCTCGACATCTCCAAGATCGAAGCCGGCCGGCTGTATCTGTCGCGCGACGAGGTGCGCTTAAGCGAATTCCTCGATCAGCTCGTCGGCATGTTCCGGCTGCAGGCGGCGGCGAAGGGCGTCGACTTCGTCTTCAAGCGGCCGGCGGTGCTGCCGCTCGTCGTCTATGCCGACGAGAAGCGGCTGCGTCAGATCCTGATCAACCTGCTGTCGAACGCGATCAAGTTCACCCAGGAAGGCAGCGTCCGGTTCGTCGTGCATTACCGCAGCCCGGTTGCCGAGTTCGAGGTGATCGATACGGGCCCCGGCATCCGGCCGGATGATCTGGAGCGGATCTTCGCGCCGTTCGAGCGCGGCGCGCTCGGTGCCGCGCAGCCGCAGACCGGCACCGGACTCGGGCTCACGATCAGTCGTCTGCTCGCCGGCGTCATGGGTGGGGACATCAAGGTCGAGAGCAAGGTCGGTGCCGGCAGCACCTTCAAGGTCAAGATCCTGCTATCCGAGGTGACCAACCCGACGCGGCATGCGCCGGTGAAGGCCCCCATCTCGGGCTATCTCGGCCCACGCAGGACGATCCTGATCACCGACGACGATCCCGTGCATCGCGACCTCTTGCGCGAGGTGCTGACGCCGCTCGGATTCATCCTGCTGAGCGCGCCGGATGGACCGGCGTGCCTCGCGCTGGCGCAGCACTGCCAGCCGGACCTGTTCATCCTGGACATCTCGATGCCCGTCATGGACGGCTGGACCGTGGCCGAGACCTTGCGCGACAGCGGCCATCGCCACGCGCGGATCCTGATGACCTCGGCAAGCGCCCTCGAAGCTCATGGCCGGCCACTGGCGCAGCCGTTCCACGACAGCTACCTGATGAAGCCGATCGACATTCCCCGGCTGCTGGAGGCGATCCGCCAATTGCTCAAGCTCGAATGGAGCTATCAGACCGACCAGCCCGTAGCCCAGCCGCTTTGGCGGCCTGAGACCGGATCACGGCCGCCCCTGACATATGTCGAGGAGCTGATGGGCCTCGGCCAGATCGGCTATATCAGAGCCATTCAGCTCAAGCTCGACGAGATCGGCAACGCTCACCCGGAGCATGCCGACTTCGTCGCCCAGATGCGCACGCTGGTCGATCGCTTCGACCTCGATCAGTACATGGCAACTCTGAAGACCCTGCATGCTTATGAGCACTGA